In Monodelphis domestica isolate mMonDom1 chromosome 3, mMonDom1.pri, whole genome shotgun sequence, the following proteins share a genomic window:
- the LOC100032661 gene encoding transcription elongation factor SPT4-like, with product MALETVPKDLRHLRACLLCSLVKTIGQFEYDGCDNCDSYLQMKGNRGMVYDCTSPSFDGIIAMMSPGDSWVSKWQGLSTFKPGVYAISVTGCLPQGIIKELNIRGVVYKSRNRVVKN from the coding sequence ATGGCGCTGGAGACCGTTCCCAAGGATTTGCGACATCTGCGAGCCTGTCTTCTCTGTTCCTTGGTTAAGACAATTGGCCAGTTTGAGTATGATGGCTGTGATAATTGTGATTCATACCTACAGATGAAAGGCAACCGAGGGATGGTGTATGACTGCACAAGCCCTTCTTTTGACGGGATCATTGCAATGATGAGCCCGGGGGATAGCTGGGTCTCTAAATGGCAGGGACTCAGTACCTTCAAACCTGGAGTTTATGCCATATCTGTCACTGGCTGCCTGCCTCAAGGAATCATTAAGGAGCTGAACATCAGAGGTGTGGTTTACAAATCTAGAAACAGAGTGGTAAAGAACTAG